The stretch of DNA TGGCACCAAGTTTTCCACATACCAGATGGTGCAAGATGACTTCAGATGTCAGACaagtttaacatttttcataGACTGAACAAGTCTGGTCCTTTTACGGTAATAAGCGTAGTAGTAGTCTTTCCTTAGAAACAATATACCAGCCAATGAATGAAATGGCCATCTGTATACCATTTTCTTTATTCAACGAATGATCCTATTTTTAAGGTTTGGCAATTTGCTAGCAGATACTAGAAAACAAGAATTAAAGCAGTGATACCTAAgaaatacaggtacagtactgtgTACAATGAGTTGGTCATATGCTGGGTCGTTAGAGCCCCGATGTCTCTCCTTTTAGCTTTATGTTCAATTCTGGACTGGAGTACCTTCTGAGTAGTTTGCAcatatttgtgtgggttttctcaggGCACTTTGCTTAtctcccaccttccaaagatGTGTTGGCGAGGTGAACTTGTGTCTTTGAGTTGTccctgtgtgttccctgtgGTGGACAATCTGCCTTGCATGTTGTGCTTCTGGGCTAGGGCCTGTGTTGCAGTGACCCTTTCCAGATTAATGCGGCTATCTGAAAACACATGAATATGGACTTACTGCCTTTTGAGTGGGTAACGTTGTCTTCTCTGTTTTCTGCCAGGGCAGGTTTGTAGCAGTAGCAATGTGCGATGAAATCGCTTTGTCCTctctaatgattttttttactagTGGCTCATGACTGCATGATTTCTATTTGAATGTCACATAAAAGACTTGAGTATGACATTTAAGTCCTCAATATCGACAGGAAATATAGTCAGCGTTGGCCACACGGCTCTCTTTATTCAGTGGGCATTTCTGCACAGTGCGAGAGTAGCCGTTTCAAGGGATCAAAGTAGGTCCTCTGCCAGCACAGCCGCGTGCTCTGCTCCTCAGCAGCAGGGATATTTTTGCACTCCACCTGCACCTGTGCTTGGCCAGACACATCGAGCAGTTTCACGGTCACCGAGGCATAATGTTCTGTGAAGCACAAAAAAAGGACGGTCATGAACATCAAACTGAAGCATGCTACGCACAAACGCTGTCCTAGCATTGTCTCTGAACGCTGTGCGTGCCTAGAAATagacttttaaaaatatgcaaaaataatCTGGTAGATTCTGCTTCATATGATTTCATAGCTGTGAGAGATCTGTTGATATTGTGATAAAGATTTCCCATTAAGAATTTAATTGTGAGAATAGATTATatgatcataataataattataaagttaattattcAGATGTATTGTGAGCAAGGATTTTTATGTTGATACACATGATTGGATATGCCTACTTTGAACAGCTGATTGTGCCATAAAGTTCTTTGAgcactttaaatgtttttttttttagttttctgttaAGGGCACTGATTTTTATTAATTCTCTTTGCTTAAAATGGCTTAAGAACTTTTGAAGTGCCTATTCTCAACAAAATGCCAGAAGGCAAAACAAAAGATGGACCTTCTGTTTCTCAAAAATACTGTATCAACATACCAGCAGTCCAGTTCCGACATCGCCATCTCATATCGATTTGCTcgttttctttctgaaaaacaGGCCAGAAAGGTTGGTTAGCAGTGCTATCAGCTCGGCATACAGTAGTTGTGGCTGAAGCCAGACCTTGTACTCACCAGCTCCAGGAACTCTCCTGTAACTTCCCTGTTGTAGAGACTAAACTTTCCTCCCTTTTGAGCTTCAGCAACTGACTCTGTACCCGAGAACTTTCTCGACTCCTGCAAACAACAATTGGTAAGAATTCAGAACAATCAGAGCACACCGACAAATACGGACTTTCTCACATTTGCACATTACGAGGAATGATTTTTCTCACTAGAATTGAACATACAGCCACAGTAGCCTCTTTGCTTTCATTACAGTCtttgagattattttattttggagtGGGATCTAAATTTTCAATACCAGGAGTTTATAACACTACATGTAATGTAAATGCTGGtgatgattgtttttttacattttcaaaacaagaaCCTTCCTTTGCATAACCGTGCTCTTACCTCTTGTGATGTGAAAGCCttgtacagctctgctgcagATGAGACAAACGTGTCCTTGAGGATCAGCTTGCATGTTGGGATCCTCACGCCTACGGTATCCACAACCGTGTGTCCACACAAACCCTAGTGAGAAAAGACACATACCTTGAATTGCACAATGACACAAGCTATGAATCAAGAGATAGGGAAGCCAAATAATCAAACTTGTGAAGAAAGGCTGGTCCTGGAGCAccttttgaaaactgagctggTTAAGTTTAAAGCTCTACTAGTTGTTGCAATAGCATGACATGGGGCTTTGCTTTAGAATGGGCCAGCTAAAGAGAAGCACCATGCgtacatttttaacataataaaatcTACAAGCTAATAATGCTTGAAATCTGTGAGgaaatgtaaactgtatacTATGATCAGTGACCAGAAGGCACTGAAAACCAGATTCACTTTGCCAGATTTGTTCTTTACACATATCTATATTGGAATattatttacaaattaaatatgcTCACCTGTTTAGCAAACTCGCTTGTTTTCTTCCTCGACTGTGTTGAAAGCACCATGCCCTGAGTGAACTCTGAAAAGAACCGtaagaaacacaaaatacacaataaGATATTTCTTCAAACTCCTTCCATGTCAGTGTTCATTAGCATGTTAATAGTCATTTCGGGTGCAGTACCTGTGCGTAATGAATGCAGGTAACAAGCCAGGGCCTCCCTAATCTTCTGGACTCCTTTTGTTTTCATGAGGTCTTTTAGTGTGTCTCCTTCCCCCTTCTTCCTACAGATGCTTATCTGGAATGATAGGAAAATACGGATGTGAAACCCCAGCACAGAGAGGGAAACTTCAGGTGCCTCCTGTTAAGATGCTTACAGAATTTTATGCAAACAGACCTCTATGTCTTCAATGTCGTTTTCTTCTGAAAGGTTGGGGATTGCAATAGATCCCCTCTGTTTATCCCCAGTTCCTTTTAATATACCTAAAACATGAGATGTACTTCATCACAACCAGGGCCTATGTCAAGGCAGCCAAAATGGGTATacaatttatttgcttttattgGAAAGCTTTCAAATCATAAATACCGTCTGGAGCAGTTGTTTTCTTGTGTCTTTGTCCTGTGTTCCAACTTGACCTGATTGCTCTGATAAGGAAGTGTATTTTCAGTCTTAGACCTCTTTATATGCAGAGTTTGCATGTAGAAAGAAGTCTACCTACACATTAAGATCATTAAACGAAAGAGTTCTACATTATCAATGACGAAAAAGACTCAAGTAAGCAGACTGAttagcaataacaatattccTCCTCTCCAGGTAAAATGAACCTTCTCACTGTCTCAAGATAGTgctgttttaaatcatttgGATCCACTCTTATGGTCAGTTTTATGTTATTACAAGCTGACTAATGTATCCTTTTGGGAACCATAATAAAGACTGTGATATAAATTAATTCATGAACTGGGTACCAGATAGACACTGAAACATTTGCTCTTGAAATTATATGTTCTCAGCTTACCTTTCCAGGTCAGCTTCAGGTCCCACTCGTAAAAAATAATGAGTCTGCCTTTCCTGTTGTTACAGGATGCCTCTCCCTCTGCTTTTTTCAGGTCCGTTATCTGACAGCTGCCCTCTTCGCTGTCCACAGTAATGCCCACCAGCAGCTCCTTTAGCTTCTGCTTTGACCACTGACTTGCATCCCGTTCAGTCCTGAAACCCACAAAAATCAGGCAAACTGCACTTTATTTTCTACAACATTTCTACTTCGTGCCAGAATGAACACTAGCCAGGTCAGTGTCTTTTTACCCGAGAGTCACATGGTTAGAAAGGGTAAAAGACAAACACTGTTGTGCTTTGCTAACACATTGTATAGAATTTCCCACTGCTGGGGTATTGCTTCCCTAATGTGAGAGGGTATAGAAGGGGGTAGGTACATTGTGCTGCTACCTTGCCACTCTTTGGTCTTGGGTACTATACCTGGCTGAGGCACCTTCTGTGTGCAGCGTGCATGTTGTcttcatatttacagtacatgggtttcctccaaacGCTCACAGACTAGCTGGTTAGCTCTAGTGGGCTTTCCAGCACTGCCCCCTTTCTCTAAACCTGTAAACTGAtaaactggtgtcccatccagggacaGAGCCGTCCTGAACTCTCCGTCCTGCCTCGCCCTGTGCTCCTGAGAGTCCTGTGGACAGCTGTTACCCTGCCTTTTCCGATAGCGCACGGATGGTTTAGATGTCTCTAGAAAGCACATCCCTTACAAGAGGAGCTTCATCTCATACTGCCTTCCCGTAAAAATACCACTCTTACTAaagatggcaaaaaaaaattaagttttaaattCTCTTGTATGTGTATTGGATATGTAGCGCTGTACGTGTGTCACAATTGCAAACgaatcaagttcaagttcaggtttattgtcattttactcatatacaggtatatggtataacgaaatgctatttagctagctctcggacgataagtagtacaaattaaaaacaacaacaatacaattgtataacaaaagaaagacagagacaacacagtgtgcaaaacaacaaaaaggtaacaggtaatgtgcaaaaacatgcatgaacagaatgaaataaagggatagaaattatttGTTTGAAAGCCAGGGAAGTGTTACGTtgctttctctccctgtccgcTGCAGTAAGAGCTCTTGCAGCGCAGCCTTTGCGTTCTTCTGGTGTTGTAGTTCTGTGCGTTACATATaatatatacctgtatatgacaCTTGAGACACTGCCTCACTGCTGCTTGAGCACGCTTCGCTTCCGAGTCAAACCTGGGGCTCTTCATCGTTAGCCGACTCTCCAATATAGAGTCTAACCTATGGCAATTCTCCCGAAATGTTAGTAAATGGCCATTTACGTAACCCTTTGTAAAAATAAGccactcaaaaaaaaaaaaacgaaaacgAAATGAGACTCTTAATAACAATGACAACCGAAATCTGAAGATCAACCCAAGTCCACTCACCAGTGCCAGTTATTCACGTTTGTAGCATCGGCTCTTTCCTCCACAATCCAACGCGGATCCCCTTGTCCCCACTTGGCCATTATAAATtcttccttttatttacaaaaggtttcaaataaataagaaacagaAACGTTCTAAAGCGTATCAGTCGTCTTGCAAACAATAAAATGGAATGTAGCCTTGTAAGGGAAGATATCCCCTTCACGACTCTTGCAGTGTTATCAATGCAATGTAATTTAATGGAGGTTGATGTTGCTGTGTGACGTAACAATACTGCGGAGAAATTTCCAGAGGCATCTGCTTCACGGAACATTCTGCCAGGAAGTGTCTCgtcatacagtaggtacaggcGTACTGTAGATACGTAATAATCCTGTTACGTATTCCATCCTTAttgcattaattttttttttttacgcgaCACGGCAATTA from Lepisosteus oculatus isolate fLepOcu1 chromosome 17, fLepOcu1.hap2, whole genome shotgun sequence encodes:
- the ahsa2p gene encoding activator of 90 kDa heat shock protein ATPase homolog 2, encoding MCFLETSKPSVRYRKRQGNSCPQDSQEHRARQDGEFRTALSLDGTPVYQFTGLEKGGSAGKPTRANQLVCERLEETHERQTHYFLRVGPEADLERAIRSSWNTGQRHKKTTAPDGILKGTGDKQRGSIAIPNLSEENDIEDIEISICRKKGEGDTLKDLMKTKGVQKIREALACYLHSLRTEFTQGMVLSTQSRKKTSEFAKQGLCGHTVVDTVGVRIPTCKLILKDTFVSSAAELYKAFTSQEESRKFSGTESVAEAQKGGKFSLYNREVTGEFLELKENEQIDMRWRCRNWTAEHYASVTVKLLDVSGQAQVQVECKNIPAAEEQSTRLCWQRTYFDPLKRLLSHCAEMPTE